The Saccharothrix variisporea genome has a segment encoding these proteins:
- a CDS encoding cation diffusion facilitator family transporter, whose product MSAGGGTKAIIAALVANAGIALAKFVGFLITGSSSMLAEAVHSVADTSNQGLLLLGQKTSQRKATLNHPFGFGRDRYFYSFVVALLLFSLGAVFALYEGIHKLEAHEPLSSPWVAVGILVVAIALESYSFKTAIGESKLIKGDATWWGFIRQSKVPELPVVLLEDAGALFGLVLALLGVGLSTLTGDPVWDAIGTICIGVLLGVIAVILIIEMKSLLIGEGAAPAELDVIVDELAAGKVQRVIHIRTQYLGPEELLVAAKIALNPGMTVAEVAEAIDAAELRVRNKVPAARLIYLEPDLDRSLTKS is encoded by the coding sequence GTGTCAGCAGGAGGCGGTACCAAGGCGATCATCGCCGCGTTGGTGGCCAACGCCGGGATCGCGCTGGCGAAGTTCGTCGGCTTCCTGATCACGGGATCGTCGTCGATGCTGGCCGAGGCGGTGCACTCGGTGGCCGACACCTCCAACCAGGGCCTGCTGCTGCTGGGCCAGAAGACGTCCCAGCGCAAGGCCACCCTCAACCACCCGTTCGGCTTCGGCCGCGACCGGTACTTCTACTCGTTCGTGGTGGCCCTGCTGCTGTTCAGCCTGGGCGCGGTGTTCGCGCTCTACGAGGGCATCCACAAGCTGGAGGCCCACGAGCCGCTGTCGTCGCCGTGGGTCGCGGTCGGCATCCTGGTGGTCGCGATCGCCCTGGAGAGCTACAGCTTCAAGACCGCGATCGGCGAGTCGAAGCTGATCAAGGGCGACGCCACGTGGTGGGGGTTCATCCGCCAGTCGAAGGTGCCCGAACTGCCGGTCGTGCTCCTGGAGGACGCCGGCGCCCTGTTCGGCCTGGTCCTGGCCCTGCTCGGCGTGGGCCTGTCGACGCTGACCGGCGACCCGGTGTGGGACGCCATCGGCACCATCTGCATCGGCGTGCTGCTGGGCGTCATCGCGGTGATCCTGATCATCGAGATGAAGTCCCTGCTCATCGGCGAGGGTGCCGCGCCCGCGGAGCTCGACGTGATCGTGGACGAGCTCGCGGCCGGCAAGGTCCAGCGGGTCATCCACATCCGCACCCAGTACCTGGGCCCGGAGGAGCTGCTGGTGGCGGCCAAGATCGCCCTCAACCCGGGCATGACGGTGGCGGAGGTCGCGGAAGCCATCGACGCGGCGGAACTGCGCGTCCGCAACAAGGTCCCGGCGGCCCGGTTGATCTACCTGGAGCCCGATCTGGACCGGTCGCTGACCAAGTCGTAG
- a CDS encoding amino acid permease — MPGNGLWRTKSIEQSIADTDEPDTKLRKDLTAWDLTVFGVAVVIGAGIFTLTASTAGNLAGPSVSLAFVLAAVACALAALCYAEFASTVPVAGSAYTFSYATFGEFAAWIIGWDLVLEFAVGAAAVAKGWSLYLQTVLGQLGLDLKTTADLGGFEVDWGSLLLVGVLTVLLVVGTKLSSRVSAVITAVKVAVVLLVIVLGIGYIKAANYSPYIPPAQTGGTTATGLEQSLFSLVTGFEGSTYGVLGLLAAASLVFFAFIGFDVVATTAEETRNPQKAVPRGILGSLAIVTVLYVAVSLVITGMLPYDRLKTQPDGSRATLATAFAENGVDWAATVISVGALAGLTTVVMVLMLGQSRVLFAMSRDGLMPRGLARTGKHGTPYRITVIIGVLVAIAAGFFPAGKLEEMVNVGTLFAFVLVSAGVLVLRKTRPDLPRGFRVPLVPVVPVLAILACLWLMLNLTALTWVRFLVWMVIGVVVYFAYSRRHSLLGKAHGATAVPVVKPDEVP, encoded by the coding sequence GTGCCGGGGAACGGGCTTTGGCGCACCAAGTCGATCGAACAGTCGATCGCCGACACCGACGAGCCGGACACCAAGCTCCGCAAGGACCTCACCGCGTGGGACCTCACGGTCTTCGGCGTCGCCGTCGTCATCGGCGCGGGCATCTTCACCCTCACCGCGTCCACGGCGGGCAACCTCGCCGGGCCGTCGGTGTCGTTGGCCTTCGTGCTCGCCGCCGTCGCCTGCGCGCTGGCGGCGCTGTGCTACGCGGAGTTCGCGTCCACCGTGCCGGTCGCCGGCAGTGCGTACACGTTCTCGTACGCCACCTTCGGCGAGTTCGCCGCGTGGATCATCGGGTGGGACCTCGTCCTGGAGTTCGCGGTCGGCGCGGCGGCCGTGGCGAAGGGCTGGTCGCTGTACCTCCAGACCGTGCTCGGGCAGCTCGGGCTGGACCTGAAGACGACCGCGGACCTGGGTGGGTTCGAGGTCGACTGGGGCTCGCTGCTGCTGGTCGGCGTGCTGACCGTGCTGCTGGTGGTCGGCACCAAGCTGTCGTCGCGGGTCAGCGCGGTGATCACGGCGGTGAAGGTCGCCGTGGTGCTGCTGGTGATCGTGCTGGGTATCGGCTACATCAAGGCCGCGAACTACAGCCCGTACATCCCGCCCGCGCAGACCGGCGGCACGACCGCGACCGGCCTGGAGCAGTCGCTGTTCTCGCTGGTCACCGGCTTCGAAGGCAGCACGTACGGGGTGCTGGGGCTGCTCGCGGCGGCGTCGCTGGTGTTCTTCGCGTTCATCGGCTTCGACGTGGTCGCGACGACTGCGGAGGAGACCCGCAACCCGCAGAAGGCCGTGCCGCGGGGCATCCTGGGGTCGTTGGCGATCGTGACCGTGCTGTACGTGGCGGTGTCGCTGGTGATCACCGGCATGCTGCCCTACGACCGGCTGAAGACCCAGCCGGACGGGTCGCGCGCCACGCTGGCCACGGCGTTCGCGGAGAACGGGGTCGACTGGGCGGCGACGGTGATCTCCGTCGGGGCGCTGGCCGGCCTGACCACGGTCGTGATGGTGCTCATGCTGGGCCAGTCGCGCGTGCTGTTCGCCATGTCGCGTGACGGCCTGATGCCGCGCGGGTTGGCGCGCACGGGCAAGCACGGGACGCCGTACCGGATCACCGTGATCATCGGCGTGCTGGTCGCGATCGCGGCGGGCTTCTTCCCGGCGGGCAAGCTGGAGGAGATGGTCAACGTCGGCACGCTGTTCGCGTTCGTGCTGGTGTCGGCCGGCGTGCTGGTGCTCCGCAAGACCCGCCCGGACCTGCCGCGCGGCTTCCGCGTGCCTTTGGTGCCGGTGGTGCCGGTGCTGGCGATCCTGGCGTGCCTGTGGCTGATGCTGAACCTGACCGCGTTGACGTGGGTGCGGTTCCTGGTGTGGATGGTGATCGGTGTGGTCGTGTACTTCGCCTACAGCCGGCGGCACTCGCTGCTGGGCAAGGCCCACGGGGCGACCGCCGTACCCGTGGTGAAGCCGGACGAGGTGCCGTAG
- a CDS encoding glutamate mutase L gives MTVLCLDVGSTWTKGALVSATGELLGTAQRPTSPPEVLDGIAEVSAELGGADEVLACSSAGGGLRLAVVGQERLVSAEAGYRVALSAGARVVHVSAGLLDGAGLRALRAAEPDLVLLVGGTDGGDRSVLLHNANRIGRNRLACPVVLAGNADARAEALELLAGRTVVAADNVLPDVGELAPAGARAAIRDVFLRHVIGGKGLSRGPRFRRMVRAVTPDAVLKGVSRLATQDSEGAVLVVDVGGATTDVYSAVSTVDTSSRTVALPPDRRTVEGDLGMRWSAPGVVSEAVTEKLIDKTEAAHLQSEADRRATDVRYLADDPTVDLRLAALAAVLAVRRHLRLVDGQLGPQGAGRLVLSGGVFRHAPDLSEVDRTLHEDPVLRPILKNATITVDRAYVLAPAGLLTDTGRVEAADHLLSYLDRPRGGGG, from the coding sequence ATGACCGTGCTCTGCCTGGACGTGGGCTCGACGTGGACCAAGGGCGCGCTGGTGTCCGCGACCGGCGAGCTGCTGGGGACGGCCCAGCGGCCGACGTCGCCGCCGGAGGTACTGGACGGGATCGCCGAGGTCTCCGCCGAGCTGGGCGGCGCGGACGAGGTGCTGGCGTGCTCGTCGGCGGGCGGTGGGCTGCGGCTGGCCGTCGTGGGGCAGGAGCGCCTGGTCAGCGCCGAGGCCGGGTACCGGGTGGCGTTGTCGGCGGGTGCCCGGGTGGTGCACGTCTCGGCGGGCCTGCTCGACGGTGCCGGCCTGCGGGCGTTGCGGGCGGCGGAACCGGACCTGGTCCTGCTGGTCGGCGGCACGGACGGCGGCGACCGGTCGGTGCTGCTGCACAACGCGAACCGCATCGGCCGCAACCGCCTGGCGTGCCCGGTCGTGCTGGCCGGCAACGCGGACGCCCGCGCCGAGGCCCTGGAGCTGCTCGCCGGCCGCACGGTGGTGGCCGCCGACAACGTCCTGCCCGACGTGGGCGAACTGGCCCCCGCCGGCGCTCGTGCCGCCATCCGGGACGTGTTCCTGCGGCACGTGATCGGCGGCAAGGGCCTGTCCCGGGGTCCCCGGTTCCGGCGCATGGTCCGCGCCGTGACCCCGGACGCGGTCCTGAAGGGCGTGTCCCGCCTGGCCACACAGGACAGTGAGGGCGCGGTCCTCGTGGTCGATGTGGGCGGTGCCACAACCGACGTCTACTCCGCAGTGTCCACAGTAGACACTTCCAGCCGCACGGTCGCCCTACCCCCCGATCGCCGCACCGTGGAAGGCGACCTGGGCATGCGCTGGTCCGCCCCGGGCGTGGTGTCCGAGGCCGTAACCGAAAAGCTCATCGACAAAACCGAAGCGGCCCACCTCCAGTCGGAGGCCGACCGCCGCGCCACCGACGTCCGCTACCTCGCCGACGACCCGACCGTCGACCTCCGCCTGGCCGCCCTCGCCGCAGTCCTGGCCGTCCGCCGCCACCTCCGCCTGGTGGACGGCCAACTAGGCCCCCAGGGCGCCGGCCGCCTGGTCCTGTCCGGCGGCGTCTTCCGCCACGCCCCGGACCTGTCCGAAGTGGACCGAACCCTGCACGAGGACCCCGTCCTGCGCCCCATCCTCAAGAACGCGACCATCACCGTCGACCGCGCCTACGTCCTCGCGCCCGCCGGCCTACTCACCGACACCGGCCGCGTGGAGGCTGCCGATCACCTCCTCTCCTACCTGGATCGACCGCGTGGTGGCGGTGGGTAG
- a CDS encoding Crp/Fnr family transcriptional regulator, with product MRGRTPKAVVDGVVDRVSRLPRPAPPLLGVQVPTADPPQPVWPTQSLLGRLRTFTRDELLSVGTVVRYPADRVVVQQGATDDHALLLLDGIVKVQITDETGDTALLGVRGPGDLVGEMAALDRKPRSATVVTCGDVIAKLITSTELMVFLHRRNDAFIALITLLNERLRWANDRRRDFLSRPAAERVARVLAELVLTYGREEQVGWTLGIPLTKVELASIAGMKPRTAEKAFSDLRKAGVVVSHLRRDVLVPDLAALRAFAGLPTATTRSIQVGEEVIGSLHAAGVGE from the coding sequence TTGCGCGGACGCACACCGAAGGCCGTGGTGGACGGGGTGGTCGACCGGGTCAGCAGGCTGCCGCGGCCCGCTCCACCTCTGCTCGGCGTGCAGGTGCCGACCGCCGATCCACCGCAACCCGTGTGGCCGACGCAAAGCCTGCTCGGCCGCCTGCGCACGTTCACGAGGGACGAACTGCTGAGCGTCGGCACCGTCGTGCGGTACCCGGCGGACCGGGTCGTGGTCCAGCAGGGCGCCACGGACGATCACGCCCTCCTGCTGCTCGACGGGATCGTGAAGGTCCAGATCACCGACGAGACCGGGGACACCGCCCTGCTCGGGGTCCGGGGCCCGGGCGACCTCGTCGGCGAGATGGCGGCACTGGATCGCAAGCCGCGCTCGGCCACGGTCGTCACCTGCGGTGATGTCATCGCGAAGCTGATCACCAGCACAGAGTTGATGGTGTTCCTGCACCGGCGCAACGACGCCTTCATCGCGCTGATCACCCTGCTGAACGAACGTCTGCGCTGGGCGAACGACCGGCGGCGCGACTTCCTCTCCCGCCCCGCGGCGGAGCGGGTGGCCAGGGTGCTCGCCGAGTTGGTCCTCACCTACGGCCGGGAGGAGCAGGTCGGGTGGACGCTCGGCATCCCCCTGACCAAGGTGGAACTCGCCTCCATCGCCGGGATGAAGCCACGGACGGCGGAGAAGGCGTTCAGCGACCTGCGCAAGGCAGGCGTCGTGGTGAGCCACCTGCGCCGCGACGTGCTGGTGCCCGACCTGGCCGCGCTGCGGGCGTTCGCCGGTCTACCCACCGCCACCACGCGGTCGATCCAGGTAGGAGAGGAGGTGATCGGCAGCCTCCACGCGGCCGGTGTCGGTGAGTAG
- a CDS encoding RNA polymerase sigma factor — protein MADTDERRQADVDLRDALVAEDCAGPLWNRFAATLAEYGYAVVIAWIKSGAIFAKCAEQGWSVGEPPPYWDYEDLVGLASDTVVKAIEQFRRKALLSGGWTPDGGASLKSYFANACVLAFPNQYRKWRTEFTRRTTEAARLVSAEQLTETPSTHPAVDDVVISRIEVKRALSGIRDERARTAVFLRDAGYAVGEIAELLDTSHGTVKGVLERLRRNGADSFGTGGGDV, from the coding sequence GTGGCAGACACGGACGAACGCCGGCAGGCAGACGTCGACCTCCGCGACGCCCTGGTCGCCGAGGATTGCGCGGGCCCCCTGTGGAACCGGTTCGCGGCCACGCTCGCCGAGTACGGGTACGCGGTGGTCATCGCCTGGATCAAGTCGGGCGCCATCTTCGCGAAGTGCGCGGAGCAGGGCTGGTCGGTGGGCGAACCACCACCGTACTGGGACTACGAGGACTTGGTCGGTCTGGCCAGCGACACGGTCGTGAAGGCGATCGAGCAGTTCCGCCGCAAGGCGCTGCTCAGCGGTGGTTGGACCCCTGATGGGGGCGCGAGCCTCAAGTCGTACTTCGCCAACGCTTGCGTGCTGGCCTTCCCCAACCAGTACCGAAAGTGGCGGACGGAGTTCACCCGCCGCACGACCGAGGCAGCCCGCCTGGTCTCCGCCGAGCAACTGACTGAGACCCCGTCCACTCATCCCGCCGTGGACGACGTGGTGATCTCGCGCATCGAGGTGAAGCGGGCCCTGTCGGGCATTCGGGACGAACGGGCGCGGACCGCCGTCTTCCTCCGCGACGCGGGCTACGCGGTCGGCGAGATCGCGGAGTTGCTCGACACCAGCCACGGCACGGTCAAAGGCGTGTTGGAACGGCTCCGGAGGAACGGCGCGGACTCGTTCGGGACAGGGGGTGGAGATGTCTGA
- the ahcY gene encoding adenosylhomocysteinase — translation MTAERLQTRNGIDFAVADLSQAEFGRKEIRLAEHEMPGLMALRREYAEVYPLKGARISGSLHMTVQTAVLIETLVSLGAEVRWASCNIFSTQDHAAAAVVVGPHGTVEEPKGVPVFAWKGETLEEYWWTAEQMLTWPDGGGPNMILDDGGDATLLVHKGVQYEKAGVVPAASEDDPEEWQIVLETLRKSLAADSGKWTKIAEGIRGVTEETTTGVMRLYQLAAAGELLFPAINVNDAVTKSKFDNRYGIRHSLIDGINRGTDVLMGGKVAVICGYGDVGKGAAESLRGQGARIIVTEIDPICALQAAMDGYDVQVLEDVLDKADIVITTTGNKDVVRIEHMERMKHQAIVGNIGHFDNEIDMAGLQRYPGIQRINIKPQVDEWVFPDGHSILVLSEGRLLNLGNATGHPSFVMSNSFSNQVIAQVELFTKYQEYDKEVYRLPKVLDEKVARIHLEALGGKLTKLTKDQAEYIDVDVEGPYKPEHYRY, via the coding sequence ATGACCGCCGAGAGGCTCCAGACCCGCAACGGCATCGATTTCGCCGTCGCCGACCTCTCCCAGGCTGAGTTCGGCCGCAAGGAGATCCGCCTGGCCGAGCACGAGATGCCCGGTTTGATGGCGCTGCGGCGCGAATACGCCGAGGTGTACCCGCTGAAGGGGGCGCGGATCTCCGGCTCGCTGCACATGACCGTGCAGACCGCCGTGCTCATCGAGACGCTGGTGTCCCTCGGCGCCGAGGTCCGCTGGGCCTCGTGCAACATCTTCTCCACCCAGGACCACGCCGCCGCGGCGGTCGTCGTCGGCCCGCACGGGACCGTCGAGGAGCCCAAGGGCGTGCCGGTGTTCGCCTGGAAGGGCGAGACGCTGGAGGAGTACTGGTGGACCGCCGAGCAGATGCTGACCTGGCCGGACGGCGGCGGCCCGAACATGATCCTCGACGACGGCGGTGACGCCACCCTGCTGGTCCACAAGGGCGTCCAGTACGAGAAGGCCGGCGTCGTGCCGGCGGCCTCCGAGGACGACCCGGAGGAGTGGCAGATCGTCCTGGAGACGCTGCGCAAGTCCCTGGCGGCGGACTCCGGCAAGTGGACCAAGATCGCCGAGGGCATCCGCGGCGTGACCGAGGAGACCACCACCGGCGTCATGCGCCTGTACCAGCTGGCGGCGGCCGGCGAGCTGCTGTTCCCGGCGATCAACGTCAACGACGCCGTGACCAAGTCGAAGTTCGACAACCGCTACGGCATCCGCCACTCGCTGATCGACGGCATCAACCGCGGCACCGACGTGCTGATGGGCGGCAAGGTCGCCGTGATCTGCGGTTACGGCGACGTCGGCAAGGGCGCGGCGGAGTCGCTGCGCGGCCAGGGCGCCCGGATCATCGTCACCGAGATCGACCCGATCTGCGCCCTCCAGGCCGCGATGGACGGCTACGACGTGCAGGTGCTCGAGGACGTCCTGGACAAGGCCGACATCGTGATCACCACGACCGGCAACAAGGACGTCGTGCGCATCGAGCACATGGAGCGCATGAAGCACCAGGCGATCGTCGGCAACATCGGCCACTTCGACAACGAGATCGACATGGCCGGCCTCCAGCGCTACCCGGGCATCCAGCGGATCAACATCAAGCCGCAGGTCGACGAGTGGGTGTTCCCGGACGGTCACAGCATCCTGGTGCTGTCCGAGGGCCGCCTGCTCAACCTGGGCAACGCGACCGGCCACCCGAGCTTCGTGATGTCCAACTCGTTCTCCAACCAGGTGATCGCGCAGGTCGAGCTGTTCACCAAGTACCAGGAGTACGACAAGGAGGTCTACCGCCTCCCGAAGGTGCTGGACGAGAAGGTCGCGCGCATCCACCTGGAGGCGCTGGGCGGCAAGCTGACCAAGCTGACGAAGGACCAGGCGGAGTACATCGACGTCGACGTCGAGGGCCCGTACAAGCCCGAGCACTACCGCTACTGA
- the tmk gene encoding dTMP kinase, whose amino-acid sequence MDDRHNADMSSGRFIVFEGIDGSGKTTQAQILANRIREAGRIVHVTSEPTNSPIGNLIRQGMTGRIQLDDRVIAALFAADRIDHLTNHTDGILDLLASGCTVISDRYYFSSYAYHTDYTGQAWVKHANAIAEGLLRADLTIYLDISPDIAVERLSKGRSFQERYERLDRLVSVRNSYEQAFRDADDTENIVIVDGHGDVESTSKSVWAVVEQHLTAF is encoded by the coding sequence TTGGACGACCGCCACAACGCAGACATGTCGTCAGGCAGGTTCATCGTCTTCGAAGGGATCGACGGATCCGGCAAAACCACTCAGGCGCAAATCCTGGCCAACCGGATTAGAGAGGCAGGTCGAATCGTTCACGTCACAAGCGAGCCGACCAACAGTCCGATCGGAAACTTGATCCGCCAAGGCATGACCGGCCGAATCCAGCTCGACGACCGCGTAATTGCGGCTTTGTTCGCCGCCGACCGCATCGACCATCTGACGAACCACACCGATGGCATCCTTGACCTGCTGGCGAGCGGATGCACAGTGATCTCCGACCGGTACTACTTCTCCTCCTACGCCTACCACACCGATTACACAGGTCAAGCCTGGGTCAAGCACGCCAACGCAATTGCGGAGGGGTTGCTCCGCGCTGACCTTACGATCTACCTTGATATTTCACCCGACATCGCCGTCGAACGACTGAGCAAAGGCCGCTCGTTCCAAGAACGTTATGAACGACTGGACCGACTGGTCTCCGTACGCAACAGCTATGAACAAGCATTTCGTGACGCTGACGACACTGAGAACATCGTGATCGTCGACGGTCACGGTGACGTCGAGTCCACGAGCAAATCAGTCTGGGCCGTCGTGGAACAGCACCTGACTGCGTTCTGA